One bacterium DNA window includes the following coding sequences:
- a CDS encoding ammonia-forming cytochrome c nitrite reductase subunit c552, with protein MTTSLAKRPAFWVLLVVVAGAAAGATGLLVSIFERKGEARSPYLRVVEVGDDVTDPAVWGKNWPRQYDAYQRTAIATRTRFGGHGGSEALPDEKIERDPWLKRIFLGYAFSIDYRDRRGHAYMLADQEATQRLTRPQSGSCLHCHAAVMPLYRKLGDGDAMKGFEESYKLSYQEMNQQLHEMGHAHPVTCADCHDPATMALRVTRPGFIQGIQALAGSDAPLPMMPSIEHWRQGPRHAPYDPNTDATRQEMRSFVCGQCHVEYYCSSRMPLEFPWGKGLKMEDLEAHWNGTTFSDGKRFFDYVHKESGAEILKAQHPEFELWSQGVHARSGVSCADCHMPYMRDGATKVSDHWVRSPLLNVNRACQTCHHFPEAEILARVDLIQERNHHLLQLGGAALVDLLDAIVAAKAAGVDSLALNPARELQRAAQWRLDYIAAENSMGFHAPQEAARILGEAIDLARQGQVAALQAKR; from the coding sequence ATGACGACATCCTTGGCGAAGCGACCGGCCTTCTGGGTGCTGCTGGTGGTCGTGGCGGGAGCGGCGGCGGGCGCCACCGGCCTGCTGGTGAGCATCTTCGAGCGCAAGGGCGAGGCTCGCAGCCCCTATCTGCGCGTGGTGGAGGTGGGGGACGATGTCACCGACCCCGCCGTCTGGGGCAAGAACTGGCCGCGTCAGTACGACGCCTACCAGCGGACGGCCATCGCCACGCGGACCCGCTTCGGCGGTCATGGCGGCAGCGAGGCCCTGCCCGACGAGAAGATCGAGCGGGATCCCTGGCTGAAGCGCATCTTCCTTGGTTACGCTTTCTCCATCGACTACCGCGACCGGCGCGGCCACGCCTACATGCTGGCGGACCAGGAGGCCACCCAACGCCTCACCAGGCCGCAATCCGGCTCCTGCCTGCATTGCCATGCCGCCGTGATGCCCCTCTACCGCAAGCTGGGCGACGGCGACGCCATGAAGGGTTTCGAGGAAAGCTACAAGCTCAGCTATCAGGAGATGAACCAGCAGCTTCACGAGATGGGCCACGCCCACCCGGTGACCTGCGCCGACTGCCATGACCCGGCCACCATGGCCCTGCGCGTCACGCGGCCGGGTTTCATCCAGGGCATCCAGGCCCTGGCCGGATCCGACGCCCCCTTGCCCATGATGCCCTCCATCGAGCACTGGCGGCAGGGTCCGCGCCATGCGCCCTACGATCCGAACACCGACGCCACCCGGCAGGAGATGCGCTCCTTTGTCTGCGGGCAATGCCACGTGGAGTACTACTGCAGCAGCAGGATGCCCCTGGAGTTCCCGTGGGGCAAGGGCCTCAAGATGGAGGATCTGGAGGCGCACTGGAACGGCACGACCTTCTCCGACGGCAAGCGCTTCTTCGACTATGTGCACAAGGAGAGCGGCGCCGAGATCCTCAAGGCCCAGCACCCCGAGTTCGAGCTGTGGAGCCAGGGCGTCCATGCCCGCAGCGGCGTCTCCTGCGCCGATTGCCACATGCCCTACATGCGGGATGGGGCCACCAAGGTGAGCGACCACTGGGTGCGCAGCCCGCTGCTCAACGTCAATCGCGCCTGCCAGACCTGCCACCACTTCCCGGAGGCTGAGATCCTGGCGCGCGTCGACCTGATCCAGGAGCGCAACCACCATCTGCTCCAGCTGGGTGGCGCCGCCCTTGTGGACCTGCTTGACGCCATCGTCGCCGCCAAGGCGGCCGGGGTGGACAGCCTGGCGCTCAATCCCGCCCGCGAGCTGCAACGGGCCGCCCAGTGGCGCCTGGACTACATCGCGGCCGAGAATTCGATGGGCTTCCATGCGCCGCAGGAGGCGGCGCGCATCCTGGGCGAGGCCATCGACCTGGCGCGCCAGGGCCAGGTGGCGGCGCTGCAAGCCAAGCGATAA
- the nrfH gene encoding cytochrome c nitrite reductase small subunit, whose protein sequence is MDESKRARGGLEGGAIILAVLGGLALGVGAFTFHYGEGLSYFSTDPAACANCHIMQSLYDSWQKASHHGTAVCVDCHLPIALLPKYLAKASNGWHHSKGFTLEDFHEPILIKPGNARILQENCLRCHGEMVHELLAGATTDADALTCVHCHAAVGHGEQVGLGGPERNWHVEGSGR, encoded by the coding sequence ATGGACGAGTCCAAGCGGGCGCGTGGCGGCCTGGAAGGCGGCGCGATCATCCTGGCGGTGCTGGGCGGCCTGGCCCTGGGGGTGGGCGCCTTCACCTTCCATTACGGGGAAGGCCTTTCCTACTTCAGCACCGACCCGGCCGCCTGCGCCAACTGCCACATCATGCAGTCGCTGTACGACAGCTGGCAGAAGGCCAGCCACCACGGAACGGCCGTCTGCGTGGACTGCCATCTGCCCATCGCCCTCCTGCCCAAGTACCTGGCCAAGGCTTCCAACGGATGGCACCATTCCAAGGGCTTCACGCTGGAGGATTTCCACGAACCCATCCTCATCAAGCCGGGCAACGCGCGCATCCTGCAGGAGAACTGCCTGCGTTGCCACGGGGAGATGGTGCACGAGCTGCTGGCGGGGGCGACGACGGATGCGGACGCCTTGACCTGCGTGCATTGCCACGCGGCGGTGGGACACGGTGAACAGGTGGGCCTGGGCGGCCCGGAGCGGAACTGGCATGTGGAAGGGAGCGGCAGATGA